One Streptomyces sp. NBC_00554 DNA segment encodes these proteins:
- the ssd gene encoding septum site-determining protein Ssd, whose protein sequence is MAGVITHDRPPAAEGRQGGPLIVTEDAELLDDLLRLCAAAGARPEVHHGVPEHRGSWEAAPLVLVGDDAARRVRGAARRRGVVLVGRDQDDSGVWRRAVEIGADHVLMLPDGEQWLVDRIADVAEGVGRPALTVGVLGGRGGAGASTLACALAVTSAREGRRTLLVDADPLGGGLDVLLGGEGVEGLRWPAFAASRGRVGGGALEESLPELHALRVLSWDRGDSVAIPPQAVRAVLAAARRRGGAVVVDLPRRIDEGVAEALAQLDLGVLVVPADLRAIAAAGRVASSVGMVLRDLRVAVRGPYAPGLDDREVARLLGLPLVGEVPVEPPLLDGGVPPGGSARGPLARFCSAFWQRVPVEGGGV, encoded by the coding sequence GTGGCGGGAGTCATCACACACGACCGGCCGCCCGCCGCCGAGGGGCGGCAGGGCGGACCATTGATCGTCACGGAGGACGCCGAGCTACTGGACGACCTGCTGCGCCTGTGCGCGGCGGCGGGCGCCAGGCCGGAAGTCCACCACGGGGTGCCGGAGCACAGAGGCAGCTGGGAGGCCGCGCCTCTCGTGCTGGTCGGCGACGATGCCGCGCGGCGGGTGCGGGGTGCCGCGCGCAGGCGTGGAGTGGTTCTGGTCGGCCGGGATCAGGACGATTCCGGTGTCTGGCGGCGGGCTGTCGAGATCGGCGCCGACCACGTCCTGATGCTGCCCGATGGCGAGCAATGGCTTGTCGACCGCATCGCCGACGTGGCGGAAGGAGTCGGTAGGCCCGCGCTCACCGTCGGCGTGCTCGGCGGGCGTGGCGGGGCCGGAGCGTCCACGCTGGCCTGCGCGCTCGCCGTCACCTCGGCGCGTGAGGGGCGCCGCACGTTGCTCGTGGACGCGGATCCGCTGGGTGGCGGACTCGATGTACTCCTGGGCGGAGAGGGGGTCGAAGGCCTGCGCTGGCCGGCGTTCGCCGCCTCGCGGGGCCGGGTCGGCGGTGGCGCCCTGGAGGAGTCCCTGCCCGAACTGCACGCGCTGCGGGTCCTGAGCTGGGATCGCGGCGACTCCGTCGCCATTCCGCCGCAGGCCGTGCGGGCGGTCCTGGCCGCCGCCAGACGGCGCGGCGGTGCGGTGGTCGTCGATCTGCCACGCCGCATCGACGAAGGCGTCGCCGAGGCCCTCGCCCAACTCGACCTCGGGGTGCTGGTGGTCCCCGCCGACCTGCGCGCCATCGCGGCGGCCGGACGCGTGGCCTCCTCGGTCGGCATGGTCCTGCGCGATCTCCGGGTCGCGGTGCGCGGACCGTATGCCCCCGGCCTCGACGACCGCGAGGTGGCCCGGCTGCTTGGGCTGCCGCTGGTGGGTGAAGTGCCGGTCGAACCACCGCTGTTGGACGGTGGCGTGCCGCCCGGGGGATCGGCGCGAGGGCCACTCGCCCGGTTCTGCTCGGCCTTCTGGCAGCGGGTTCCCGTGGAAGGCGGGGGCGTATGA
- a CDS encoding HAD family phosphatase, whose product MLMLVENHSLPRTAAFFDLDKTVIAKSSTLTFSKSFYQGGLINRRAALRTAYAQFVFLAGGADHDQMERMRKYLSAMCRGWNVQQVKEIVAETLHDLIDPIIYDEAASLIEEHHIAGRDVVIVSTSGAEVVEPIGELLGADRVVATRMVVGEDGCFTGEVEYYAYGPTKAEAVRELAESEGYDLSRCYAYSDSATDLPMLKSVGHPHAVNPDRTLRREALARSWPILDFHRPVRLKQRLPTLSVPPRPALVAAAAIGAAAATAGLVWYASRRRATVV is encoded by the coding sequence ATGCTCATGCTCGTGGAAAACCACTCCTTGCCTCGCACAGCAGCCTTCTTTGATCTGGACAAGACGGTCATTGCGAAGTCGAGCACGCTCACGTTCAGCAAGTCGTTCTACCAAGGCGGTCTGATCAACCGCAGGGCCGCCTTGCGCACCGCATATGCCCAGTTCGTATTCCTGGCGGGCGGCGCCGACCACGACCAGATGGAGCGGATGCGGAAGTACCTCTCCGCGATGTGCCGCGGCTGGAACGTTCAGCAGGTCAAGGAGATCGTCGCCGAGACGCTGCACGACCTCATCGACCCGATCATCTACGACGAGGCCGCCTCCCTCATCGAGGAGCACCACATCGCCGGCCGCGATGTCGTGATCGTGTCCACGTCCGGTGCGGAGGTGGTCGAGCCGATCGGCGAACTGCTCGGCGCGGACCGCGTGGTGGCGACCCGCATGGTCGTGGGCGAGGACGGCTGCTTCACCGGGGAGGTGGAGTACTACGCGTACGGGCCGACGAAGGCCGAGGCGGTCAGGGAACTCGCCGAGTCCGAGGGGTACGACCTCTCACGCTGCTACGCCTACAGCGACTCGGCGACCGACCTGCCGATGCTGAAGTCCGTGGGCCATCCGCACGCGGTGAATCCGGACCGCACCCTGCGGCGCGAGGCCCTCGCCCGCTCGTGGCCGATTCTGGACTTCCACCGTCCGGTCCGGCTGAAGCAGCGACTGCCCACCCTGTCCGTACCGCCCCGTCCGGCGCTCGTCGCGGCGGCCGCGATAGGAGCGGCGGCGGCCACGGCGGGACTCGTCTGGTACGCGAGCCGGCGGCGCGCGACGGTGGTGTGA
- a CDS encoding Fic family protein: MSTTGATADPLAALGSLPGVAESVESVRKAVDRVYGHRIMRRRSNEITSEAALRGARGSAALSGADWALEEVRRRTDFSADEEGRTVGAALRLTAEAGQLLSIWRQSPLRVLARLHLVAAADKGDEVGRPRQDGEPVDEPLVELPLPDADEVAGRLEGLSQLIIAGGSAPALVTAAVVHGELLALRPFGSHNGLVARAAERIVLIGSGLDPKSVCPAEVGHGELGRAAYAAALDGYASGTPEGMAAWIAHCGKAVELGARESTAVCEALQRGAA; this comes from the coding sequence ATGAGTACGACAGGCGCGACCGCCGATCCGCTCGCGGCCCTGGGCTCGCTTCCCGGGGTGGCCGAATCCGTGGAGTCCGTCCGCAAGGCCGTGGACCGGGTCTACGGGCACCGGATCATGCGGCGTCGCAGCAACGAGATCACGTCCGAGGCGGCGCTGCGCGGCGCACGCGGATCCGCGGCGCTGTCCGGCGCCGACTGGGCCCTCGAAGAGGTGCGCCGTCGCACCGACTTCAGCGCGGACGAAGAGGGCCGTACGGTCGGCGCGGCCCTCCGGCTGACCGCGGAGGCGGGCCAACTGCTCTCCATCTGGCGGCAGTCGCCCCTTCGGGTGCTGGCCCGGCTGCACCTGGTGGCGGCCGCGGACAAGGGCGACGAGGTCGGTCGTCCGCGCCAGGACGGTGAACCGGTGGACGAGCCGCTCGTCGAGCTGCCACTGCCGGACGCCGACGAGGTCGCCGGCCGTCTCGAAGGCCTCTCCCAGCTGATCATCGCGGGCGGCTCGGCCCCCGCCCTGGTGACGGCGGCCGTGGTGCACGGCGAACTCCTCGCCCTGCGTCCCTTCGGCTCCCACAACGGCCTGGTCGCACGCGCGGCCGAACGCATCGTCCTGATCGGCAGCGGCCTCGACCCGAAGTCCGTCTGCCCGGCGGAGGTCGGCCATGGCGAACTCGGCCGCGCGGCCTACGCGGCAGCCCTGGACGGCTATGCCTCCGGTACTCCGGAGGGGATGGCGGCCTGGATCGCCCATTGCGGCAAGGCGGTTGAGCTGGGAGCCAGGGAGTCGACGGCCGTCTGCGAGGCGCTTCAGCGCGGGGCGGCGTAA
- a CDS encoding ATP-binding protein: MKIAFVGKGGSGKTTLSSLFIRHLVASGAPVVAVDADINQHLGTALGLDETVAAGLPAMGERLPLIKEYLRGTNARITSAETMIKTTPPGEGSRLLRVREENPVYKACARPVELDGGAVRLMVTGPFTEADLGVACYHSKTGAVELCLNHLVDGQSEYIVVDMTAGSDSFASGMFTRFDITFLVAEPTRKGISVYRQYKEYARDFGVALKVVGNKVQGQDDIDFLRTEVGDDLLVTVGHSDWVRSMEKGRSPRFEFLEEGNRRSLHSLQSAADAMYERRDWERYTRQMVHFHLKNAGSWGNERTGADLAAQVDPGFVLGEGLVATA; this comes from the coding sequence ATGAAAATTGCTTTCGTTGGGAAGGGCGGCAGCGGCAAGACCACCCTGTCCTCGCTCTTCATCCGCCACCTCGTGGCCTCAGGGGCGCCGGTCGTCGCGGTGGACGCCGACATCAACCAGCATCTGGGGACCGCACTGGGCCTCGATGAGACGGTCGCCGCCGGACTGCCCGCGATGGGCGAGCGGCTGCCGCTGATCAAGGAGTACCTGCGCGGCACCAACGCCCGCATCACGTCCGCCGAGACGATGATCAAGACGACCCCGCCCGGCGAGGGGTCACGACTGCTGCGGGTGCGCGAGGAGAATCCGGTCTACAAGGCGTGCGCCCGGCCGGTGGAACTCGACGGCGGCGCCGTCCGTTTGATGGTCACCGGCCCCTTCACCGAGGCCGATTTGGGAGTGGCCTGCTACCACTCCAAGACCGGTGCAGTGGAGCTCTGCCTGAACCATCTCGTCGACGGCCAGAGCGAGTACATCGTCGTCGACATGACGGCGGGCTCGGACTCCTTCGCGTCCGGCATGTTCACCCGGTTCGACATCACGTTCCTCGTCGCCGAGCCGACCCGGAAGGGCATCTCCGTCTATCGCCAGTACAAGGAGTACGCCCGCGACTTCGGCGTCGCCCTGAAGGTCGTCGGCAACAAGGTGCAGGGCCAGGACGACATCGACTTCCTCCGCACCGAAGTCGGTGACGACCTCCTGGTCACGGTCGGGCACTCGGACTGGGTGCGCTCCATGGAGAAGGGCCGCTCGCCCCGGTTCGAGTTCCTGGAGGAGGGCAACCGCCGCTCCCTGCACTCCCTGCAGAGCGCCGCCGACGCCATGTACGAACGGCGCGACTGGGAGCGCTACACGCGCCAGATGGTCCACTTCCACCTGAAGAACGCCGGCAGTTGGGGCAACGAGCGGACCGGGGCGGACCTGGCGGCGCAGGTCGACCCCGGCTTCGTGCTCGGTGAGGGGCTGGTGGCCACGGCTTGA
- a CDS encoding bifunctional SulP family inorganic anion transporter/carbonic anhydrase — translation MSACVPTRAADSTRQKRIHQPHSPPPTPPRRFRIAGADLSASIAVFLIALPLSLGIALATGAPLQAGLVAAAVGGLVAGRLGGSPLQVSGPAAGLTVVTADLIHLYGWRTTCAITVLAGITQLGLSYLRVARTALAVSPAIVHGMLAGIGVTIAVAQLHIVLGGTPQSAVLDNVRALPDQLANVDPAAVSMSALTLLLLLAWPRIPGRVGRLLRKVPAALVAVAGATATASLAGLTLPKAELPSWSSHALAGLPEGPVLGIVAAVLTVTLVCSVQSLLGAVAVDKLVTGRPELQARVGRSDLDRELLGQGAANIVSGALGGLPVAGVAVRSSANVQAGAVSRNSTMLHGVFVVVAALLMVPILELIPLASLAALVMAVGIQMVSLHHIRTVTRHREVLVYAVTTLGVVVLGVLEGVVLGVSVAVGVALHRLARTRITHEEREGVHYVRVRGQLTFLAVPRLSRTLHQMPRGSSAVVELDGSFMDHAAFEALHDWQNAHSAQGGTVELTGRAGARIAEPAGSAHCRCRPWTPWRNHHCEPSASPQSVSLGSPQGEPGEPGEATASSGRLARDGERGESGHQLARGISAFQRNTAPLVRGELARLAREGQRPSQLFLTCADSRLVTSMITSSGPGDLFVVRNVGNLVPLPGEESGDDSVAAAIEYAVDVLKVRSITVCGHSGCGAMQALMNAEPGGAMTPLKRWLRHGLPSLERMAAKDRPWARLAGRAPADAVEQLCLTNVVQQLEHLRAYESVARALREGVLELHGMYFHVGEAQAYLLADGEGAELFDHVGAAEDLRHPA, via the coding sequence ATGTCTGCCTGCGTCCCCACCCGCGCCGCCGACTCGACTCGGCAAAAGCGCATCCACCAGCCCCACAGCCCCCCGCCGACTCCGCCCCGCCGATTCCGTATCGCGGGCGCCGATCTGTCGGCCTCGATCGCTGTCTTCCTGATCGCCCTGCCTCTGTCCCTCGGCATCGCCCTCGCCACCGGCGCGCCACTCCAGGCGGGCCTCGTGGCCGCCGCCGTCGGCGGACTCGTCGCCGGACGACTGGGCGGCTCGCCCCTCCAGGTGAGCGGGCCCGCCGCCGGGCTCACGGTCGTCACCGCCGACCTGATCCACCTCTACGGATGGCGCACGACCTGCGCCATCACCGTCCTCGCCGGAATCACCCAACTGGGGTTGTCCTACCTGCGAGTGGCCCGTACGGCGCTCGCCGTCAGCCCCGCGATCGTGCACGGGATGCTCGCCGGCATCGGCGTGACCATCGCCGTCGCTCAGCTCCACATCGTGCTGGGCGGCACCCCGCAGAGCGCCGTTCTCGACAACGTCCGTGCCTTGCCGGACCAGTTGGCGAACGTCGACCCCGCAGCGGTGTCGATGAGCGCGCTGACCCTGCTCCTTCTCCTTGCCTGGCCGCGGATTCCCGGGCGCGTGGGCCGGCTGCTGCGCAAGGTTCCGGCCGCGCTCGTCGCCGTCGCCGGGGCCACCGCGACCGCCTCGCTCGCCGGGCTGACCCTGCCCAAGGCCGAACTGCCGTCCTGGAGCAGTCACGCGCTGGCCGGGCTGCCCGAGGGACCGGTGCTCGGAATCGTGGCCGCCGTTCTCACCGTCACGCTCGTGTGCAGCGTGCAGTCCCTGCTCGGCGCCGTGGCCGTGGACAAGCTGGTGACGGGACGGCCCGAGCTGCAGGCACGGGTGGGCCGCTCCGATCTCGACCGGGAACTGCTCGGGCAGGGCGCCGCCAACATCGTCTCCGGCGCCCTCGGCGGACTGCCGGTCGCGGGGGTCGCCGTACGAAGTTCCGCGAATGTGCAAGCCGGCGCCGTGAGCCGGAACTCCACGATGCTGCACGGCGTTTTCGTAGTAGTTGCCGCGCTGCTGATGGTCCCGATCCTGGAGCTGATCCCGCTCGCATCGCTCGCCGCCCTGGTGATGGCCGTCGGCATCCAGATGGTGTCCCTGCACCACATTCGCACGGTCACCCGCCACCGCGAGGTGCTGGTGTACGCCGTCACCACGCTCGGCGTCGTCGTCCTCGGAGTTCTCGAGGGCGTGGTGCTGGGGGTCTCCGTGGCCGTCGGCGTCGCCCTGCACCGCCTCGCCCGCACCCGCATCACGCACGAAGAGAGGGAAGGAGTCCATTACGTACGCGTACGAGGGCAGTTGACGTTCCTCGCAGTGCCGCGGCTCAGCCGCACGCTGCACCAGATGCCCCGAGGGTCCAGCGCCGTCGTGGAGTTGGACGGCTCGTTCATGGACCACGCGGCGTTCGAGGCGCTGCACGACTGGCAGAACGCGCACTCCGCGCAAGGTGGCACCGTCGAGCTCACCGGACGGGCCGGAGCGCGGATCGCCGAGCCCGCGGGCTCCGCACACTGCCGGTGCCGGCCCTGGACGCCCTGGCGCAACCACCACTGCGAGCCCTCCGCGAGCCCGCAGTCCGTATCCCTGGGCAGCCCTCAGGGAGAGCCCGGTGAGCCGGGTGAAGCGACGGCTTCCTCGGGTCGACTCGCGCGGGACGGGGAGCGTGGAGAGAGCGGGCACCAACTGGCGCGCGGCATCAGCGCGTTCCAGCGCAACACCGCGCCCCTGGTGCGGGGTGAGCTGGCGCGGCTGGCACGGGAGGGGCAGCGGCCGTCCCAGCTGTTCCTGACCTGTGCCGACTCGCGGCTCGTCACTTCGATGATCACGTCCAGTGGTCCGGGTGACCTCTTCGTCGTACGGAATGTGGGCAACCTCGTGCCGTTGCCCGGGGAGGAGAGCGGGGACGACTCGGTGGCCGCGGCGATCGAGTACGCGGTGGACGTGCTGAAGGTGCGGTCCATCACGGTGTGCGGGCACTCCGGGTGCGGGGCGATGCAGGCCCTGATGAACGCGGAGCCGGGAGGCGCGATGACGCCGCTCAAGCGGTGGCTGCGGCACGGGCTGCCGAGCCTGGAGCGGATGGCCGCCAAGGACCGGCCGTGGGCGCGGTTGGCCGGGCGGGCGCCCGCCGACGCGGTGGAGCAGCTCTGTCTGACCAACGTGGTGCAGCAGTTGGAGCATCTGCGGGCGTACGAGTCCGTGGCGCGGGCCCTGCGGGAGGGTGTGCTCGAACTGCACGGGATGTACTTCCACGTGGGCGAAGCGCAGGCGTACCTACTGGCCGACGGCGAGGGGGCCGAGCTGTTCGATCACGTGGGCGCGGCGGAGGATCTGCGGCATCCTGCGTGA
- the acs gene encoding acetate--CoA ligase, translated as MARDTTDTLGKGDVVSNESLANLLKEERRFAPPADLAANANVTAEAYEQAKADRLGFWAEQARRLTWATEPTETLDWSNPPFAKWFKDGKLNVAYNCVDRHVEAGNGDRVAIHFEGEPGDSRAITYAELKDEVSKAANALTELGVEKGDRVAIYLPMIPEAVVAMLACARIGAAHSVVFGGFSADAIATRIQDADAKLVITSDGGYRRGKPSALKPAVDEAVSRVDGVDKVLVVRRTGQEVAWTDGRDVWWHEIVERQSAEHTPEAFEAEHPLFILYTSGTTGKPKGILHTSGGYLTQASYTHHAVFDLKPETDVYWCTADIGWVTGHSYITYGPLSNGATQVMYEGTPDTPHQGRFWEIVQKYGVTILYTAPTAIRTFMKWGDDIPAKFDLSSLRVLGSVGEPINPEAWIWYRKHIGSDRTPIVDTWWQTETGAMMISPLPGVTETKPGSAQRALPGISATVVDDEAREVPNGGGGYLVLTEPWPSMLRTIWGDDQRFLDTYWSRFEGKYFAGDGAKKDEDGDIWLLGRVDDVMLVSGHNISTTEVESALVSHPSVAEAAVVGAADETTGQAIVAFVILRGTASAEDEGLVADLRNHVGTVLGPIAKPKRVLPVAELPKTRSGKIMRRLLRDVAENRALGDVTTLTDSTVMNMIQAKLPAAPSED; from the coding sequence GTGGCCCGGGACACAACGGACACCCTGGGAAAGGGAGATGTCGTGAGCAACGAAAGCCTGGCCAACCTGCTGAAGGAAGAGCGCAGGTTCGCGCCGCCCGCCGACCTGGCCGCGAACGCCAATGTCACCGCGGAGGCGTATGAGCAGGCCAAGGCTGACAGGCTCGGCTTCTGGGCCGAGCAGGCCCGCCGGCTGACCTGGGCCACCGAGCCGACCGAGACGCTGGACTGGTCGAATCCGCCGTTCGCCAAGTGGTTCAAGGACGGCAAGCTGAACGTCGCGTACAACTGCGTGGACCGTCACGTGGAGGCGGGGAATGGTGACCGGGTCGCCATTCACTTCGAGGGTGAGCCGGGCGACAGCCGCGCCATCACCTACGCCGAGCTGAAGGACGAGGTCAGCAAGGCCGCGAACGCGCTGACCGAGCTGGGGGTCGAGAAGGGCGACCGGGTCGCCATTTACCTGCCGATGATCCCCGAGGCCGTCGTCGCGATGCTGGCCTGCGCTCGTATCGGTGCCGCGCACTCGGTCGTGTTCGGCGGGTTCTCGGCGGACGCGATCGCCACCCGGATCCAGGACGCCGACGCCAAGCTGGTCATCACCTCCGACGGTGGCTACCGGCGCGGCAAGCCGTCCGCGCTCAAGCCCGCCGTCGACGAAGCGGTCAGCCGGGTCGACGGGGTCGACAAGGTGCTCGTGGTGCGCCGTACCGGGCAGGAGGTCGCCTGGACCGACGGCCGTGACGTGTGGTGGCACGAGATCGTCGAGCGGCAGTCCGCCGAGCACACGCCTGAGGCGTTCGAGGCCGAGCACCCGCTGTTCATCCTCTACACGTCCGGGACGACCGGGAAGCCGAAGGGCATCCTGCACACCTCGGGCGGCTATCTCACGCAGGCCTCGTACACCCACCACGCCGTCTTCGACCTCAAGCCGGAGACCGACGTGTACTGGTGCACGGCCGACATCGGCTGGGTCACCGGGCACTCGTACATCACGTACGGGCCGCTCTCGAACGGCGCGACGCAGGTGATGTACGAGGGGACGCCGGACACCCCGCATCAGGGGCGGTTCTGGGAGATCGTGCAGAAGTACGGGGTGACGATCCTGTACACGGCGCCGACCGCCATTCGTACGTTCATGAAGTGGGGCGACGACATCCCCGCGAAGTTCGATCTGTCGTCGCTGCGGGTCCTCGGATCGGTCGGTGAGCCGATCAACCCCGAGGCGTGGATCTGGTACCGGAAGCACATCGGGAGCGACCGGACGCCCATCGTCGACACCTGGTGGCAGACCGAGACCGGCGCGATGATGATCTCGCCGCTGCCGGGGGTGACGGAGACCAAGCCCGGCTCCGCGCAGCGGGCTCTGCCGGGAATCTCGGCGACCGTCGTGGACGACGAGGCGCGGGAGGTTCCCAACGGGGGTGGCGGCTACCTCGTACTCACCGAGCCGTGGCCTTCGATGCTGCGGACCATCTGGGGGGACGATCAGCGGTTCCTCGACACGTACTGGTCGCGGTTCGAGGGCAAGTACTTCGCCGGGGACGGGGCGAAGAAGGACGAGGACGGGGACATCTGGCTCCTCGGGCGGGTCGACGACGTGATGCTCGTGTCCGGGCACAACATCTCGACGACCGAGGTCGAGTCGGCGCTCGTCTCGCATCCGTCGGTCGCCGAGGCGGCGGTCGTGGGCGCGGCGGACGAGACGACCGGGCAGGCGATCGTGGCCTTCGTGATCCTGCGTGGGACGGCTTCCGCCGAGGACGAAGGGCTGGTGGCGGACCTGCGCAATCACGTGGGCACCGTGCTCGGGCCGATCGCCAAGCCCAAGCGGGTCCTGCCGGTGGCCGAGCTGCCTAAGACGCGCTCCGGCAAGATCATGCGGCGGCTGTTGCGTGACGTGGCGGAGAACCGGGCGCTCGGTGACGTCACGACGTTGACCGACTCCACGGTGATGAACATGATCCAGGCGAAGCTGCCGGCGGCACCGAGCGAGGACTGA